The Astatotilapia calliptera chromosome 14, fAstCal1.2, whole genome shotgun sequence genome includes a region encoding these proteins:
- the LOC113036418 gene encoding eukaryotic translation initiation factor 4 gamma 1 isoform X1, with protein sequence MNKAPQPITGPPSTPHPAPSPGLSQPSFPPGQPPSVVFATQPPQMNPTPQPRQFAPGPRPIHQQGSFRSLQPYYPNRPNLPPSSGPRGVPPSSAPRSVTPTHVYQAGPGSQMMMIPQQQLPFPSSPQGPAYIIQSQYRSPTYVPTPQQFPVPTGTPGYYPGTSPAEYGTYAGAYYPAQPQFTPSVQAGPVIMNPAPQQPQPPPQPAQHIPTKRERKQIRIRDPNQGGRDITEEIMSGGRSGSTPTPPQTSGSESTSLTQANGESVPAATTPALVRPDDRRKPTPPPVAKTPELHKGDSIPTEAKTSDTNTKTPLPAPLSEAENTPINTISALAPSPPVPDVMDAPPSHKEPTPPPQSAPEIPAYPAPLPDPVPTSAALNKVDNKAPEVKEEVAKEEETKAEENVTSVDTPQTPPSSTNGVAELEPERLSVTLPPSHLEDPLESPIAQPEELRLPNGLPLPAPQDPEAPAVNTAERDDSPIAEPDVSQQPIIQTSANVAQAGLYLEAIPPPVKHSTPAPCAQEAEPPQAAPAQPEVPETVPAATLDVKEDTPVPQSSTKEETSSPTETVSIADNTPEKVPTPPPPTAEEREDTPPPPPQTVTSAPVETTMQAAVSVPKKKRKMKDLNKKEAVGDLLDAFKEQQKVVAPEPEPVPAPEPQPPATAPPAQEEADLTWEDKEDKLDAENIQPDPLKPTATDKKYQYKEEQWMPINTEEKKKYDREFLLGFQFISASMNKPEGLPAISDVVLDKANKTPLRQLDPSRLPGMNCGPDFTPSFANLGRPSMGGGSRGPVSSIFLCVTEHFPIELLLQLNHVLMFPLQSPGMGMGIGGPRRSQQMPRKELRKIISSMPLSDEVQLNKAEKAWKSSVKKSPRSRGAEEVDESEPEQIKTQELFKRVRSILNKLTPQKFQQLMKQVTELTIDTEERLKGVIDLTFEKAISEPDFSVAYANMCRCLMGLRVEIPDKPGATVNFRKLLLNRCQKEFEKDKDDDEIFEKKQKELEAASVEEEKQRLLEELEEFKDKARRRSLGNIKFIGELFKLKMLTEVIMHDCIVKLLKNHDEESLECLCRLLSTIGKDLDFEKAKPRMDQYFNQMEKIIKERKTTSRIRFMLQDVLDLRRNNWVPRRGDQGPKTIDQIHKDAELEEHREQMKVQQALISKKESSGGSGGRMGGGRRGPHSPGRRGPHSPGRRGTHSPGRGASPQDDGWNTVPISKNRPIDTSRLSKITKTPVLDFNNQLLAPGGKGTWGSWGKGSSGGTSAKPADSGSETGSRPATSTLNRFSALQQPLSSGSSVDTDKRIPQRNSLSRERSDRFDRSDRGSDRFERRDDRDRNQLQVTKRSFSREKEERSRDREQRGPADPVRRVASMTDDRDSRERARSRENAKREKAATPPPPQTPTKPALTEEELEKKSTAIIEEYLHINDMKEALQCVQEINSTQLLFVFVRNGLESTLERSTIAREHMGLLLHQLIKTGILPKEQYYKGLKEILEVAEDMAIDIPHIWLYLAELITPMLQEGGIPMGELLRDVSKPLIPLGKAGVLLVHILTLLCKGMSHKKAGTMWREAGLQWKDFLPEDVDVNKFVTEKNVEFTLGDESEKDKKKELSAADLTRQLDRLIQDRADNQRIFDWIEANLDEQQTSSNMFVRALMTCICQSAICENPYKVDSEQIKRRAKLLQKYLKDEQKELQALYALQALMLQMEQPANLLRMFFDTLYDEDVIKEEAFYKWESSKDPAEQQGKGVALKSVTAFFTWLREAEDESDNS encoded by the exons CAGGGGCCTACTACCCTGCACAGCCACAGTTCACCCCCTCGGTCCAGGCAGGACCTGTGATTATGAATCCTGCACCTCAACAACCACAGCCACCCCCTCAGCCTGCCCAGCACATCCCTACCAAACGGGAACGCAAACAG ATCAGAATAAGAGACCCAAACCAAGGAGGTCGAGACATCACAGAAGAGATTATGTCAGGGGGCCGTAGTGGCTCCACCCCAACCCCACCTCAG ACATCTGGATCAGAAAGTACGTCATTGACCCAGGCCAACGGTGAGAGTGTCCCAGCTGCTACTACACCAGCACTGGTTAGACCAG ATGACAGAAGGAAACCTACACCTCCACCTGTGGCAAAGACCCCTGAACTTCACAAAGGCGACTCCATCCCTACAGAGGCTAAAACCTCTGATACGAACACTAAGACCCCGTTACCTGCTCCTCTGTCAGAAGCTGAGAACACGCCTATTAACACTATTTCTGCACTTGCACCGAGCCCTCCTGTTCCAGATGTGATGGATGCGCCTCCATCTCACAAGGAACCTACACCCCCTCCCCAGTCAGCACCTGAGATACCTGCCTATCCTGCACCCCTTCCTGATCCTGTCCCCACCTCTGCTGCACTGAACAAAGTTGACAATAAAGCACCAGAGGTGAAAGAGGAGGTGGCAAAGGAAGAGGAGActaaagcagaagagaatgtgACGTCAGTAGACACACCCCAAACTCCTCCTTCCTCCACTAATGGTGTGGCCGAGTTGGAACCTGAAAGGCTGTCGGTCACGTTACCACCAAGTCACCTAGAGGACCCTCTGGAGTCTCCAATTGCACAGCCTGAGGAGCTCCGACTACCCAACGGGCTGCCGCTCCCAGCCCCTCAAGACCCCGAAGCGCCTGCCGTCAACACAGCTGAACGTGACGACAGCCCCATAGCTGAACCAGATGTCAGTCAGCAGCCGATAATACAGACATCTGCAAACGTCGCTCAGGCAGGACTATATCTAGAAGCCATACCTCCACCTGTTAAACATTCAACCCCTGCACCCTGTGCTCAAGAAGCGGAACCACCTCAGGCTGCACCTGCCCAGCCTGAGGTTCCAGAAACTGTTCCTGCAGCCACTCTGGATGTTAAGGAAGACACTCCAGTGCCCCAGTCTAGCACCAAGGAAGAGACTTCTTCTCCTACAGAGACCGTTTCAATAGCTGACAACACCCCAGAAAAGGTGCCCACTCCTCCCCCTCCTACAGCAGAGGAGAGGGAagacactcctcctcctcccccacagACGGTCACCTCTGCTCCTGTAGAAACTACTATGCAAG ctgctgtgtctgtgccaaagaaaaaaagaaaaatgaaggatCTAAACAAAAAGGAGGCTGTGGGAGACCTCCTGGATGCCTTTAAGGAG cagcaaaaggtggttgcACCAGAGCCTGAGCCAGTCCCAGCACCAGAGCCCCAGCCCCCTGCCACTGCTCCTCCTGCCCAAGAGGAGGCAGACTTAACCTGGGAGGACAAGGAGGACAAGCTGGATGCTGAGAATATTCAGCCGGATCCTCTCAAGCCGACTGCCACTGACAAGAAGTATCAGTACAAAGAGG aaCAATGGATGCCAATAAacacagaagagaagaagaaatatgACCGTGAGTTTCTTCTGGGATTCCAGTTCATCTCAGCCAGTATGAACAAACCTGAGGGCCTACCAGCCATCAGTGATGTTGTCCTGGACAAG GCTAATAAAACACCTCTGCGACAACTCGACCCCAGTCGCCTTCCAGGAATGAACTGCGGCCCTGACTTCACGCCCTCCTTTGCCAACCTTGGCAGGCCCAGCAtgggaggaggaagcagaggacCAGTGAGTTcaatttttctttgtgtaaccGAGCACTTTCCAATTGAATTATTACTTCAATTAAATCATGTTTTGATGTTTCCCTTACAGTCTCCGGGTATGGGCATGGGGATTGGCGGACCACGTCGCTCTCAACAAATGCCGAGGAAAGAACTGAGGAAAATCATCAGCAGCATGCCACTCAGTGATGAGGTGCAGCTGAACAAAGCAGAGAAGGCGTGGAAGTCTTCAGTGAAGAAAAGCCCTCGCAGCCGTGGGGCAGAGGAGGTAGACGAGAGTGAACCAGAGCAGATCAAGACCCAGGAGCTGTTTAAACGGGTGCGCAGCATCCTCAATAAACTGACCCCCCAAAAGTTTCAGCAGCTCATGAAACAAGTAACAGAACTGACCATTGACACAGAAGAGCGGTTGAAAGGAGTCATAGACCTCACCTTTGAAAAGGCCATCTCTGAACCAGACTTCTCTGTGGCCTATGCCAACATGTGCCGCTGCCTTATGGGG CTTAGAGTCGAAATTCCAGATAAACCAGGAGCCACTGTAAATTTTCGTAAGCTGCTGCTAAATCGATGCCAGAAGGAGTTTGAGAAGGATAAGGATGATGATGAGATTTTCGAGAAGAAGCAGAAAGAGCTGGAAGCTGCATCCGTG gaggaggagaagcagcGGCTCCTTGAGGAGTTAGAAGAGTTTAAGGACAAGGCCAGGAGGAGGTCTCTAGGTAATATCAAGTTCATTGGTGAGCTGTTCAAGCTGAAAATGCTCACAGAGGTCATCATGCACGACTGCATTGTCAAGCTGCTCAAAAACCATGACGAGGAGTCTCTGGAGTGCCTGTGCAGACTATTGTCCACCATTGGCAAGGACCTTGACTTTGAGAAGGCCAAg CCTCGTATGGACCAATACTTCAATCAGATGGAGAAAATAATAAAGGAGAGGAAGACCACCTCCAGGATCCGTTTCATGTTGCAGGATGTGCTGGACCTTCGACGG AATAACTGGGTGCCCCGGCGAGGCGATCAGGGTCCCAAGACCATCGACCAGATCCACAAAGATGCTGAGCTGGAGGAACACAGGGAGCAGATGAAGGTGCAGCAAGCCCTCATCTCTAAGAAGGAATCCAGTGGAGGCTCAGGAGGCAGGATGGGTGGAGGCCGTCGGGGCCCTCACTCTCCAGGTCGTCGAGGCCCTCATTCTCCAGGCCGTAGGGGAACCCACTCCCCAGGGCGTGGTGCCTCTCCCCAGGATGACGGCTGGAACACAGTGCCCATCTCTAAAAACAGACCTATTGACACCTCTCGCCTTAGCAAAATCACTAAG ACTCCTGTTCTTGACTTCAACAATCAGCTGCTTGCCCCAGGAGGTAAAGGCACATGGGGCAGCTGGGGTAAGGGCAGTAGCGGtggcacaagtgccaagcctgCAGATTCTG GCTCAGAGACGGGTAGCCGACCAGCCACCAGCACGCTCAACAGGTTCTCAGCCCTGCAGCAGCCTTTGTCCTCAGGCTCTTCAGTAGACACAGATAAGAGAATTCCTCAGAG AAACAGCTTGAGTCGAGAACGAAGTGATCGCTTCGACCGCTCAGATCGTGGCAGCGACCGCTTCGAGCGACGAGACGACCGTGATCGAAACCAGCTCCAGGTCACTAAACGCAGTTTCAGTCGGGAGAAGGAGGAGCGGAGTCGGGACAGAGAGCAGCGTGGCCCTGCTGATCCAGTCCGCCGTGTGGCGAGCATGACGGATGACCGAGACAGCAGAGAACGGGCCAGAAGCAGAGAGAATG CGAAGAGGGAGAAAGCTGCCACCCCTCCACCTCCCCAGACCCCCACCAAGCCTGCCTTGACCGAGGAGGAGTTGGAAAAGAAGTCCACAGCCATCATTGAGGAGTACCTCCATATCAACGACATGAAG GAGGCTCTGCAGTGCGTGCAGGAGATAAATAGCactcagctgctgtttgtgtttgtacgAAACGGGCTGGAGTCAACACTGGAGCGCAGCACGATCGCCAGGGAGCATATGGGCCTGCTGCTGCACCAGCTCATTAAGACCGGCATCCTACCAAAGGAGCAGTACTACAAAGG GCTTAAGGAAATCCTGGAGGTGGCAGAAGACATGGCGATAGACATCCCCCATATCTGGCTCTACCTGGCTGAGCTAATCACTCCCATGCTTCAAGAGGGAGGCATCCCCATGGGAGAACTTCTCAG GGATGTCTCAAAGCCTTTGATCCCTCTGGGCAAAGCTGGAGTCCTGCTGGTTCACATCCTCACTTTACTCTGCAAAGGAATG AGCCATAAAAAGGCAGGTACAATGTGGAGGGAGGCAGGCCTGCAGTGGAAGGACTTCCTCCCTGAGGATGTAGACGTCAACAAGTTTGTGACAGAAAAG aaTGTGGAGTTTACACTGGGCGATGAGTCGGAGAAGGACAAGAAGAAGGAGCTCAGCGCTGCAGATCTGACCAGACAGCTGGACAGACTGATCCAGGACAGGGCTGACAACCAGAGGATCTTTGACTGGATTGAG gccAACCTGGATGAGCAGCAGACCTCCTCCAACATGTTTGTCAGAGCGCTGATGACCTGCATTTGCCAGTCAGCAATTT GTGAGAATCCCTACAAGGTTGACAGCGAGCAGATCAAACGGAGGGCGAAGCTCCTGCAGAAATACCTGAAGGACGAACAGAAGGAACTACAGGCTCTGTATGCTCTGCAGGCCCTCATGTTGCAGATGGAGCAGCCTGCCA ATCTGCTGCGAATGTTCTTCGACACACTCTACGATGAAGACGTGATCAAAGAGGAGGCCTTCTACAAGTGGGAGTCCAGCAAAGACCCCGCCGAACAGCAGGGGAAGGGCGTGGCCTTGAAGTCCGTCACTGCCTTCTTCACGTGGCTCCGCGAAGCCGAGGATGAATCCGATAACAGCTAG
- the LOC113036418 gene encoding eukaryotic translation initiation factor 4 gamma 1 isoform X7: protein MGNLGSREQEDSEAGAYYPAQPQFTPSVQAGPVIMNPAPQQPQPPPQPAQHIPTKRERKQIRIRDPNQGGRDITEEIMSGGRSGSTPTPPQTSGSESTSLTQANGESVPAATTPALVRPDDRRKPTPPPVAKTPELHKGDSIPTEAKTSDTNTKTPLPAPLSEAENTPINTISALAPSPPVPDVMDAPPSHKEPTPPPQSAPEIPAYPAPLPDPVPTSAALNKVDNKAPEVKEEVAKEEETKAEENVTSVDTPQTPPSSTNGVAELEPERLSVTLPPSHLEDPLESPIAQPEELRLPNGLPLPAPQDPEAPAVNTAERDDSPIAEPDVSQQPIIQTSANVAQAGLYLEAIPPPVKHSTPAPCAQEAEPPQAAPAQPEVPETVPAATLDVKEDTPVPQSSTKEETSSPTETVSIADNTPEKVPTPPPPTAEEREDTPPPPPQTVTSAPVETTMQAAVSVPKKKRKMKDLNKKEAVGDLLDAFKEQQKVVAPEPEPVPAPEPQPPATAPPAQEEADLTWEDKEDKLDAENIQPDPLKPTATDKKYQYKEEQWMPINTEEKKKYDREFLLGFQFISASMNKPEGLPAISDVVLDKANKTPLRQLDPSRLPGMNCGPDFTPSFANLGRPSMGGGSRGPVSSIFLCVTEHFPIELLLQLNHVLMFPLQSPGMGMGIGGPRRSQQMPRKELRKIISSMPLSDEVQLNKAEKAWKSSVKKSPRSRGAEEVDESEPEQIKTQELFKRVRSILNKLTPQKFQQLMKQVTELTIDTEERLKGVIDLTFEKAISEPDFSVAYANMCRCLMGLRVEIPDKPGATVNFRKLLLNRCQKEFEKDKDDDEIFEKKQKELEAASVEEEKQRLLEELEEFKDKARRRSLGNIKFIGELFKLKMLTEVIMHDCIVKLLKNHDEESLECLCRLLSTIGKDLDFEKAKPRMDQYFNQMEKIIKERKTTSRIRFMLQDVLDLRRNNWVPRRGDQGPKTIDQIHKDAELEEHREQMKVQQALISKKESSGGSGGRMGGGRRGPHSPGRRGPHSPGRRGTHSPGRGASPQDDGWNTVPISKNRPIDTSRLSKITKTPVLDFNNQLLAPGGKGTWGSWGKGSSGGTSAKPADSGSETGSRPATSTLNRFSALQQPLSSGSSVDTDKRIPQRNSLSRERSDRFDRSDRGSDRFERRDDRDRNQLQVTKRSFSREKEERSRDREQRGPADPVRRVASMTDDRDSRERARSRENAKREKAATPPPPQTPTKPALTEEELEKKSTAIIEEYLHINDMKEALQCVQEINSTQLLFVFVRNGLESTLERSTIAREHMGLLLHQLIKTGILPKEQYYKGLKEILEVAEDMAIDIPHIWLYLAELITPMLQEGGIPMGELLRDVSKPLIPLGKAGVLLVHILTLLCKGMSHKKAGTMWREAGLQWKDFLPEDVDVNKFVTEKNVEFTLGDESEKDKKKELSAADLTRQLDRLIQDRADNQRIFDWIEANLDEQQTSSNMFVRALMTCICQSAICENPYKVDSEQIKRRAKLLQKYLKDEQKELQALYALQALMLQMEQPANLLRMFFDTLYDEDVIKEEAFYKWESSKDPAEQQGKGVALKSVTAFFTWLREAEDESDNS, encoded by the exons ATGGGCAACCTTGGTTCTCGAGAGCAGGAGGACTCTGAGG CAGGGGCCTACTACCCTGCACAGCCACAGTTCACCCCCTCGGTCCAGGCAGGACCTGTGATTATGAATCCTGCACCTCAACAACCACAGCCACCCCCTCAGCCTGCCCAGCACATCCCTACCAAACGGGAACGCAAACAG ATCAGAATAAGAGACCCAAACCAAGGAGGTCGAGACATCACAGAAGAGATTATGTCAGGGGGCCGTAGTGGCTCCACCCCAACCCCACCTCAG ACATCTGGATCAGAAAGTACGTCATTGACCCAGGCCAACGGTGAGAGTGTCCCAGCTGCTACTACACCAGCACTGGTTAGACCAG ATGACAGAAGGAAACCTACACCTCCACCTGTGGCAAAGACCCCTGAACTTCACAAAGGCGACTCCATCCCTACAGAGGCTAAAACCTCTGATACGAACACTAAGACCCCGTTACCTGCTCCTCTGTCAGAAGCTGAGAACACGCCTATTAACACTATTTCTGCACTTGCACCGAGCCCTCCTGTTCCAGATGTGATGGATGCGCCTCCATCTCACAAGGAACCTACACCCCCTCCCCAGTCAGCACCTGAGATACCTGCCTATCCTGCACCCCTTCCTGATCCTGTCCCCACCTCTGCTGCACTGAACAAAGTTGACAATAAAGCACCAGAGGTGAAAGAGGAGGTGGCAAAGGAAGAGGAGActaaagcagaagagaatgtgACGTCAGTAGACACACCCCAAACTCCTCCTTCCTCCACTAATGGTGTGGCCGAGTTGGAACCTGAAAGGCTGTCGGTCACGTTACCACCAAGTCACCTAGAGGACCCTCTGGAGTCTCCAATTGCACAGCCTGAGGAGCTCCGACTACCCAACGGGCTGCCGCTCCCAGCCCCTCAAGACCCCGAAGCGCCTGCCGTCAACACAGCTGAACGTGACGACAGCCCCATAGCTGAACCAGATGTCAGTCAGCAGCCGATAATACAGACATCTGCAAACGTCGCTCAGGCAGGACTATATCTAGAAGCCATACCTCCACCTGTTAAACATTCAACCCCTGCACCCTGTGCTCAAGAAGCGGAACCACCTCAGGCTGCACCTGCCCAGCCTGAGGTTCCAGAAACTGTTCCTGCAGCCACTCTGGATGTTAAGGAAGACACTCCAGTGCCCCAGTCTAGCACCAAGGAAGAGACTTCTTCTCCTACAGAGACCGTTTCAATAGCTGACAACACCCCAGAAAAGGTGCCCACTCCTCCCCCTCCTACAGCAGAGGAGAGGGAagacactcctcctcctcccccacagACGGTCACCTCTGCTCCTGTAGAAACTACTATGCAAG ctgctgtgtctgtgccaaagaaaaaaagaaaaatgaaggatCTAAACAAAAAGGAGGCTGTGGGAGACCTCCTGGATGCCTTTAAGGAG cagcaaaaggtggttgcACCAGAGCCTGAGCCAGTCCCAGCACCAGAGCCCCAGCCCCCTGCCACTGCTCCTCCTGCCCAAGAGGAGGCAGACTTAACCTGGGAGGACAAGGAGGACAAGCTGGATGCTGAGAATATTCAGCCGGATCCTCTCAAGCCGACTGCCACTGACAAGAAGTATCAGTACAAAGAGG aaCAATGGATGCCAATAAacacagaagagaagaagaaatatgACCGTGAGTTTCTTCTGGGATTCCAGTTCATCTCAGCCAGTATGAACAAACCTGAGGGCCTACCAGCCATCAGTGATGTTGTCCTGGACAAG GCTAATAAAACACCTCTGCGACAACTCGACCCCAGTCGCCTTCCAGGAATGAACTGCGGCCCTGACTTCACGCCCTCCTTTGCCAACCTTGGCAGGCCCAGCAtgggaggaggaagcagaggacCAGTGAGTTcaatttttctttgtgtaaccGAGCACTTTCCAATTGAATTATTACTTCAATTAAATCATGTTTTGATGTTTCCCTTACAGTCTCCGGGTATGGGCATGGGGATTGGCGGACCACGTCGCTCTCAACAAATGCCGAGGAAAGAACTGAGGAAAATCATCAGCAGCATGCCACTCAGTGATGAGGTGCAGCTGAACAAAGCAGAGAAGGCGTGGAAGTCTTCAGTGAAGAAAAGCCCTCGCAGCCGTGGGGCAGAGGAGGTAGACGAGAGTGAACCAGAGCAGATCAAGACCCAGGAGCTGTTTAAACGGGTGCGCAGCATCCTCAATAAACTGACCCCCCAAAAGTTTCAGCAGCTCATGAAACAAGTAACAGAACTGACCATTGACACAGAAGAGCGGTTGAAAGGAGTCATAGACCTCACCTTTGAAAAGGCCATCTCTGAACCAGACTTCTCTGTGGCCTATGCCAACATGTGCCGCTGCCTTATGGGG CTTAGAGTCGAAATTCCAGATAAACCAGGAGCCACTGTAAATTTTCGTAAGCTGCTGCTAAATCGATGCCAGAAGGAGTTTGAGAAGGATAAGGATGATGATGAGATTTTCGAGAAGAAGCAGAAAGAGCTGGAAGCTGCATCCGTG gaggaggagaagcagcGGCTCCTTGAGGAGTTAGAAGAGTTTAAGGACAAGGCCAGGAGGAGGTCTCTAGGTAATATCAAGTTCATTGGTGAGCTGTTCAAGCTGAAAATGCTCACAGAGGTCATCATGCACGACTGCATTGTCAAGCTGCTCAAAAACCATGACGAGGAGTCTCTGGAGTGCCTGTGCAGACTATTGTCCACCATTGGCAAGGACCTTGACTTTGAGAAGGCCAAg CCTCGTATGGACCAATACTTCAATCAGATGGAGAAAATAATAAAGGAGAGGAAGACCACCTCCAGGATCCGTTTCATGTTGCAGGATGTGCTGGACCTTCGACGG AATAACTGGGTGCCCCGGCGAGGCGATCAGGGTCCCAAGACCATCGACCAGATCCACAAAGATGCTGAGCTGGAGGAACACAGGGAGCAGATGAAGGTGCAGCAAGCCCTCATCTCTAAGAAGGAATCCAGTGGAGGCTCAGGAGGCAGGATGGGTGGAGGCCGTCGGGGCCCTCACTCTCCAGGTCGTCGAGGCCCTCATTCTCCAGGCCGTAGGGGAACCCACTCCCCAGGGCGTGGTGCCTCTCCCCAGGATGACGGCTGGAACACAGTGCCCATCTCTAAAAACAGACCTATTGACACCTCTCGCCTTAGCAAAATCACTAAG ACTCCTGTTCTTGACTTCAACAATCAGCTGCTTGCCCCAGGAGGTAAAGGCACATGGGGCAGCTGGGGTAAGGGCAGTAGCGGtggcacaagtgccaagcctgCAGATTCTG GCTCAGAGACGGGTAGCCGACCAGCCACCAGCACGCTCAACAGGTTCTCAGCCCTGCAGCAGCCTTTGTCCTCAGGCTCTTCAGTAGACACAGATAAGAGAATTCCTCAGAG AAACAGCTTGAGTCGAGAACGAAGTGATCGCTTCGACCGCTCAGATCGTGGCAGCGACCGCTTCGAGCGACGAGACGACCGTGATCGAAACCAGCTCCAGGTCACTAAACGCAGTTTCAGTCGGGAGAAGGAGGAGCGGAGTCGGGACAGAGAGCAGCGTGGCCCTGCTGATCCAGTCCGCCGTGTGGCGAGCATGACGGATGACCGAGACAGCAGAGAACGGGCCAGAAGCAGAGAGAATG CGAAGAGGGAGAAAGCTGCCACCCCTCCACCTCCCCAGACCCCCACCAAGCCTGCCTTGACCGAGGAGGAGTTGGAAAAGAAGTCCACAGCCATCATTGAGGAGTACCTCCATATCAACGACATGAAG GAGGCTCTGCAGTGCGTGCAGGAGATAAATAGCactcagctgctgtttgtgtttgtacgAAACGGGCTGGAGTCAACACTGGAGCGCAGCACGATCGCCAGGGAGCATATGGGCCTGCTGCTGCACCAGCTCATTAAGACCGGCATCCTACCAAAGGAGCAGTACTACAAAGG GCTTAAGGAAATCCTGGAGGTGGCAGAAGACATGGCGATAGACATCCCCCATATCTGGCTCTACCTGGCTGAGCTAATCACTCCCATGCTTCAAGAGGGAGGCATCCCCATGGGAGAACTTCTCAG GGATGTCTCAAAGCCTTTGATCCCTCTGGGCAAAGCTGGAGTCCTGCTGGTTCACATCCTCACTTTACTCTGCAAAGGAATG AGCCATAAAAAGGCAGGTACAATGTGGAGGGAGGCAGGCCTGCAGTGGAAGGACTTCCTCCCTGAGGATGTAGACGTCAACAAGTTTGTGACAGAAAAG aaTGTGGAGTTTACACTGGGCGATGAGTCGGAGAAGGACAAGAAGAAGGAGCTCAGCGCTGCAGATCTGACCAGACAGCTGGACAGACTGATCCAGGACAGGGCTGACAACCAGAGGATCTTTGACTGGATTGAG gccAACCTGGATGAGCAGCAGACCTCCTCCAACATGTTTGTCAGAGCGCTGATGACCTGCATTTGCCAGTCAGCAATTT GTGAGAATCCCTACAAGGTTGACAGCGAGCAGATCAAACGGAGGGCGAAGCTCCTGCAGAAATACCTGAAGGACGAACAGAAGGAACTACAGGCTCTGTATGCTCTGCAGGCCCTCATGTTGCAGATGGAGCAGCCTGCCA ATCTGCTGCGAATGTTCTTCGACACACTCTACGATGAAGACGTGATCAAAGAGGAGGCCTTCTACAAGTGGGAGTCCAGCAAAGACCCCGCCGAACAGCAGGGGAAGGGCGTGGCCTTGAAGTCCGTCACTGCCTTCTTCACGTGGCTCCGCGAAGCCGAGGATGAATCCGATAACAGCTAG